The DNA sequence CGAATGGGGAGCTCCggggggggatatgggggggttTAAGAGGTTTAGGGGGCTCTGTGGGGGgatagaggggtctgggggtgttttgtggggctgagggggtcctgaggggcgaTTTGGGGGGGAtatttggggttggggggcaggaggggctcTTAGAGGGGATTgtggggggtctagagggtttgggggggctctggggggagatttgggggtgctgggagtgattggggggctctagggggagatacaggaggggctgaggggtctgggggggatatgggggatttgggggggtctggagggAGATACGGGGGGTGAAAGAGGTTTAGAGGGGAAATATTAGGGATTTGGGGTCTATctgggggggatattggggtcctgggtggggtttggggggcctGAGAGGTGATGGGGGCGCGGGGCAGCGCTGGGAGCGGTGGAGGAGGGGGTCGAGAGGAAGAAATgggtggaaaaaggaggaatttgggatccgaaaggagaaaaagagggtTTGGAGGAAGGTAAATTGCTGTAAGTTAAAACTTTTGATGGGGAAAGTGTGTTTTTTTGGGGTCAGAACGGGGAGAGGAGACTCTGAGAACTGCCAGAGGGCGCTGAGGCGGCTCCATAAAATACAAAACCGATAAAAAAAGAGGAGTTTTGAGTCAAAAAGGAGTCCGCGGCGGAAGGAGGCGGCgggaggggggggggttgtGAGGCGGCCGCCCCGTGAGGCGCGCGCGGAAGGATACGCGGCGCGCGCGCACGCGCCGGAGGGCGGGaaaaaggtggggggggggcggcgggaggagaaacgcgcgcgcgcgcgcggagCCGGCGCTCGATTCGCGGCGGAGGGAGACGCGGCGCCGGTGACGCGGTCCCCGTGAGGCGCCGCCtcactccctccctcccctccctccttttctatcgggcgcggcggcggcggcggcggcgtctCCTTCCGCGCCTCCTTCCGCCGCgtcctttccccccccccccaaccctttcctcctctttttccccttccccccccccccttctcttccccccctcccccccgcgATGCTGAAGCagccgctgccgccgcccccccccgccagAAAGGGCCCCCCctcgccccctccccccgccccctcccccccgcccaACGGGGGCCTCGGcgctgggggaggggggggcagcGGAGGGGGGGGGAGCGGAGGAACCAGGTaattgggggtgggggagggggtgggggggcagatatgggggggcaggggggcttTGAGAGGCttttgagggaaaagggggaagatattgggggtttgggggggttggggggcattTAGGGGCAGATacgggggtgcagggggggtgaGGGGACATTTAGGCCTAAAtattggggggcaggaggggtgggggggcatttgggggcaGATATTGGGGCGCAGAGGGGGTAAGGGGGCAGAtatgggggggcaggggggtgtGAGAGGCttttgagggaaaagggggaagatATCGGGGTGTTGGGGGGCATTTAGGGGCAGATacgggggtgcagggggggtgagggggcatTTAGGGGCAGATacgggggggctgagggggtggggggcgttTAGGAGCAGAtattggggtgcagagggggtgggggggcattTAGACGGAAATattgggggcaggaggggtgggggggcatTTAGGGGCAGatattggggtgcaggggggtgagggggcagatatgggggggcagggggggtgtGAGAGGCttttgagggaaaagggggaagatttgggggggttggggggcatttgggggcagatattggggtgcaggggggtgggggggcagatatgggggggcagggggggtgcGAGAGGCttttgggggtcagggggcagctatggggggtctctgggggcccctCAGgttgtttgggggggggggcgagcCCCCCATgcccccaacaccccccccaataatattttttttaacgaGCATCGTCGCTAACGAGTCTGTTTCTCGTTCCAGGGGTCAGAGCACCGGGAAGGGGCCCCCCCAGGTGCCGGTGAGTGACCCCCGAGTTGGGGGGAggcttttggggtcccccctttGCCTGCGGGGGAGGGCGAGGAAGGCTGGGGGTGTCCCTAAAacgatgattttttttttatttttaactcgaAATTGCAGGTTTTTGAGGGCGTTTACAACAACTCGAGGATGCTGCACATCCTGACGGCCGGAGTGGTGaggggggggcgctggggggctggttggggggctggggggctggttATGGGGCTCAGGGGATCACCAGGGGGTTGCTGGGGGGCTGGTTGTGGGGCTTGAGGGctggttatggggctggggggctggttATGGGGCTCAGGGGATCCCTGGGGGGTTTCTGTGGGGCTGGTTATGGGGTTGAGGGGCTggttggggggttggggggctggtTATGGGGCTCAGGGGATCCCTGGGGGGTTTCTGTGGGGCTGGTTATGGGGTTGGGAGGCTGgttatggggctgaggggctgggggctggttATGGGGCTCGGGGGATCCCTGAGGGGTTTCTGTGGGGCCGGTTATGGGGCTGTGGGACCAGTTATGAGGCTGAGGGGctggttatggggctggggggctgctatggggcagccgtgggtctggggtccctgctgtgggtctggggtctctgctatgggtctggggtctcttgTATGGGGTagctgtgggtttggggtctctGCTATGGGTCTGGGGCctgcgctatggggcagccgtgggtctggggtccctgctatggggcagctgtgggtctGAGGTTTCtgctatgggtctggggtctctgctatggggcagccgtgggtctggggtccctgcTATGGGTCTGGGACCtgtgctatggggcagctgtgggtctggggtcacTGCTGTGGGTGTGGGGTCCCTGCTATGGGTCTGGGGCCTGCcctatggggcagctgtgggtctggggtccctgctatgggtctggggtccctgcTATGGGTCTGGGACctgcgctatggggcagctgtgggtctGGGGTTCCTGCTGTGGGTCTGCGGTCCCtgctatgggtctggggtctctgctatggggcagccgtgggtctggggtccctgcTATGGGTCTGGGGCCCCtgctatggggcagccgtgggtctGGGGTCCCCGCTGTGGGTCTGGGCTCCCTGCTATGGGTGTGGAGCCTGCgctgtggggcagccgtgggtctggggtccctgctatggggcagctgtgggtctGAGGTTTCtgctatgggtctggggtctctgctatggggcagccgtgggtctggggtccctgcTATGGGTCTGGGACCtgtgctatggggcagctgtgggtctggggtcacTGCTGTGGGTGTGGGGTCCCTGCTATGGGTCTGGGGCCTGCcctatggggcagctgtgggtctggggtccctgctatgggtctggggtccctgcTATGGGTCTGGGACctgcgctatggggcagccgtgggtctGGGGTCCCCGCTGTGGGTCTCTGCCCCACACGgctccccccccctcccccagggcTCCACCTGCGAGGTTCGAGTTCGCGGCGGCGCCGCCTTCGAGGGCATTTTCCGCACCCTCAGCGCCAAggtcaggccacgccccctcccctcaggccacgccccctcccctaagccacgccccctcctcaggccacgccccctcctcaggccacgccccctcccctcaggcCACGCCCTTCTAGGTCCGCTCCCtatttggggtcccccctgccctgctcccctgTTTCAAGGTTCCCCCCCCCACTTCTGTGTCCCTATATTTAGGGTCCCCCTCATTCTGCGCCCCTCCATTTGAGGCCCCCCCCTCTCCCCGACCCCTTCACTTCAGGTTCCCCCCCATTTCAGTTCCCCTCCCTCCACTCTCTGTCCCCCCCATTTCTGTCCCCCCATCCTTGACCCCCCATTTTGGGTTCCCCCCTTTCCTGTGTTCCCCTTATTTCAGTCCGCCTagtcccctgacccctcactTTGGTTCTTCTTTCACTTTGGTTCCCCCCTCACTTCGAGGTGGCCCTGGAGTTAATTCACTGCGTTCCCTCCATTTCTGTCCCCCACCCCATTCTGTGTCCCCTCATTTTgggtccccccatcccctgacCCCCCACTTTGGTTCCCCCCCTCACTTCGAGGTGGCTCTAGACACAATTCACTGCGTTCCCTCCATTTCTGTCCCTCACCCCGTTCTGTGTCCCCTCATTTTgggtccccccatcccctgacCCCCCACTTTGGTTCCCCCCCCCACTTCGAGGTGGCCCTGGAGTCAATTCATTGTGCACCCTCCATTTCTGTCCCCCACCCCATTCTGCGTCCCCTCATTTTgggtccccccatcccctcaccccccactttggttccccccccccccaatagtTCGAGGTGGCCCTGGACGCTGTTCACCGCGCCCCCTCCCCCGCCGGGCGCCCCCCTCGCCGCGAGGACATCGTGGACACGATGGTTTTTCGCGCCCCAGACCTCGTCCTCCTGCGCTTCCGCAACGTCGACCTCGCCTTCGCCTCcagaggtgggggggggcgCCCCAAAAATGGCTAAAAAcgaggattttggggggtttggggggggggcgggggctgAGGGGATCAGTTTGTATCTCAGAGACACTAAAAACTGAGAATTCGTGTGGTTTTAGGGCAACGAGAGCGAATCTCGAGGTCGTTGCTTGTGTTTTTGGTTTCTAAACCACGAAAGATTAGAGTTTTAACATAGTTTTTGGGGAGTGGGGGAGGAATTTGGGtattttggggggtgggggaggctcagaccccccccgaaccccgttttttttcctgtttttttagATAAATTCACGGACTCGGCGATCGCCAGCCTGAGGGTGAACGGGGAGCACCGGGAGCACCGCGAGAAGGTGCTGGAGCGCTGGGACGGCGGCGACGGCGGCAGCGACGACTACGACCTCGACTCCGACCTGGTGGGGGGTCACTTATAGGGCTTGTGGGGCAGTTtgtaggggtttgggggcagtttgtaggggtttgggggcagtttgtaggggtttgggggccagTTATAGGGATTTGGGGTCAATTATAGAGGTTTGGGGGCCACTtataggggtttgggggccacTTATAGGGGTTGGGGGCCACTtataggggtttgggggccacttataggggtttgggggcagtttgtaggggttttggggtcagtTATAGAGGTTTGGGGGCCagttgagggggtttgggggccagTTATAGGGGTTTGGGGCCAGTTATAGGGGTTTGGGGACCGTTATAGAGGCCTGGGGGCCACTTATAAGGGTTTGGGGGCCACTtataggggtttgggggccacttataggggtttgggggccacTTATAGGAGTTTGGGGCGAGTtataggggtttgggggtcaatTATAGAGGTTTGGGGGTCAGTTATAGGGGTTGGGGGCCACTtataggggtttgggggccacttataggggtttgggggcagtttgtaggggtttgggggccagTTATAGGGATTTGGGGTCAATTATAGAGGTTTGGGGGCCACTTATAGGGGTTGGGGGCCACTTATAGGTGTTTGGGGGCCACTtataggggtttgggggcagtttgtaggggttttggggtcagttataggggtttgggggccagttgagggggtttgggggccagTTATAGGGGTTTGGGGCCAGTTATAGGGGTTTGGGGACTGTTATAGAGGCCTGGGGGCCACttataagggtctgggggtcagttataggggtttgggggccacttataggggtttgggggccagttacaggggtttgggggccagtgggggggggttggggccAGTtataggggttttggggtgatttgtAGGGGTTTTGAGATGAATTATAGGAGTTTTGGAGTGAGTTATAGGGGTTTTAGCATGAGTTATAGGAGTTTTGGGCTGACTTGTAGAGGTTTTGGGGCATATtataggggtttggggtgagttgtgggggttttggggtgatttgtAGGGGTTTTGGGGCAGATTATAGAAGTTTTGGGGTGAGTTATAGCAGCCTGAGTCTTTCAGGAGgaattttgaggggtttttggagcagtttgaggggttttggggggggtttgAACAGCTTTGGGGGGAGGTTGAGAGAGTTAAGAGTCTCTTTAAGGAGTTTTGGGGGACGttgagggtttttggggggattttgaGAAAGTTTGGAGAGCTTTAAGTAGGTTTTGGGGCAGCAGAAGGGGAGTTAGAGAGGTTTTGAGAAAGTTTGAGGGCTTTTTGGGGGgagtttgaggggttttgggggagtTTGAGTGGATTTTCGGGGAGTTTGAGTAGGTTTGAGAAGCTTTAAGTGGATTTTTGGGGAGTTTGAGTAGGTTTGGGGGGCTTTGAGTGGATTTTTGGGGAGTTTGAGTGGATTTTCGAGGAGTTTGAATAGTTTTGCAGGGTTTTGAGTGGATTTTCAGAGAGTTTGAGTAGGTTTGAGGAGCTTTAAGTGGATTTTCGGGGAGTTTGAGTAGGTTTGGGGGGCTTTGAGTGGATTTTTAGGGAGTTTGAGTAGGTTTGAGGAGCTTTAAGTGGATTTTCGGGGAGTTTGAGTAGGTTTGGGGGGCTTTGAGTGGATTTTCAGGGAGTTCGATTGGGTTTGGGGGAGGTAGAGATATTTTGGGGCGACGGGAGCGGAGTTTGGGGGCCCTCGAAGGGGTTTTGGGTCCATTTTGCGCGGGTTTGGGGTCGATTCGAGCGGAATAGAGGGGGTTTTGGGTGCCTTTTGACGGGTTTCGGGGTGCAGGACCCCCCCATATCCGtgattttcctcttttgaaGTCGAACGGCTGGGACCCGGCCGAGATGTTCAAGTTCAACGAGGAAACCTACGGGGTCAAAACCACCTACGACAGCAGCCTGGCCTCCTACACGTAGGAAtcgggggttttggggtgccgaGGGGGCTCTGGGGCCCCCCCAAAGCTGTCCCTGACCCCCTCGGGGCTCCCAGGGTGCCGCTGGAGAAGGAAAACTCGGAGGCGTTCCGGCAGCGGGAGGCGCGAGCGGCCGCTCTGGCGCGGGAGATCGAGAGCTGCCCCCATTACCGGCTCCGCCTGgcgctggaggaggaggaggagggcggcggcggcggagaaGCTGGGGGGCACCAGAGGCTGATCCCCCCCGCCCCGACGCAGACCCCCCCCGGCGCCCCCCAAAGCGCCTCGCAGGCCTCCGGGCGCGACAGCCCTGCCGCCGCCGCGCCGCAGAGGTGAGGGGGGAGGCCCCGGAATGACCTGAAATGCCCCAAAATCGCCCTGAAATGCCCTGAAATGCCCCCAAATCACCCTGAAATGCCCTAAGATCGCTCTGAAATGCCATAAGAGACCCCAAAATCGTCCTGAAATGccccaaaatcaccctgaaATGCCCTAAAATGCCCCCAAATCAACCTGAAATGCCCTAAAATCACCCTGAAATGCCCTAAAATGccccaaaatcaccctgaaatgccccaaaatcaccctgaaATGCCCTAAAATCACTCTGAAATGCCCTAAAATGCCCCAAAATCACCTTGAAATGCCCCAAAATCACTGTGAAATGCCTTAAAATGCCCTAAAATCACCCTGAAATGCCCTAAAATCACCCTAAAATGCCCCAAAATCGCCCTGAAATGCCCTAAAATCGGTCTGAAATGCCATAagagaccccaaaatcaccctgaaATGCCCTAAAATGCCCCCAAATCAACCTGAAATGCCCTAAAATTGCTCTGAAATGCCGTAagagaccccaaaatcaccctgaaatgccccaaaatcaccctgaaATGCCCTAAAATGCCCCCAAATCAACCTGAAATGCCCTAAAATCACCCTAAAATGCCCCAAAATCGCCCTGAAATGCCCTAAAATCGCTCTGAAATGCCATAAGAGACCCCAAAATCGTCCTGAAATGccccaaaatcaccctgaaATGCCCTGAAATGCCCCCAAATCACCCTGAAATGCCCTAAAATCACTCTGAAATGCCCTAAAATGccccaaaatcaccctgaaATGCCCTAAAATGCCCTAAAATCACCCTGAAATGCCCTAAAATCGCCCTGAAATGCCCTGAAATGCCCCAAAATCGCCCTGAAATGCCCTAAAATCGCTCTTAAATGCCATAagagaccccaaaatcaccctgaaatgccccaaaatcaccctgaaATGCCCTAAAATGCCCTAAAATCACCCTGAAATGCCCTAAAATCACTCTGAAATGCCATAAGAGACCCCAAAATCGTCCTGAAATGCCCCAAAATCACCCTGAGATGCCCTAAAATGCCCTAAAATCACCTTGAAATGCCCCAAAATCACTCTGAAATGCCTTAAAATGTCTGAAAACCACCCTGAAATGCCCTAAAATCACTCTAAAATGCTCTAAAATGCCCCAAAATTGCCCTAAAATGTCCTGAAGTGCCCTAAgccaccccaaaatcaccctgaaATGCCCTAAAATCATCCTGAAATACTCTAAAATGCCTCAAAATCGCTCTAAAATGTTTCAGAATCACCCTGAAATGCCCAAAAATCACCCTGAAATGCCCTAAAACGCACCAAAATTATCCTGAAATGCCCTAAAATTGCCATGAAATGCCCTAAAATGCCCAAAATCGCTCTGAAGTACTCTAAAATGCCCCAAAATCACCCTAAAATGccccaaaatcaccctgaaatgccctaaaatggCCCAAAATTGCCCTAAAACGCCCCAAAATCGCTTTGAAAGGCCCTAAAATGccccaaaatcaccctgaaGTGCCCTGAAACGCCCCAAAATTGCCCTGAAATGCCCTAAAATCACTCTGAAAGGCCctaaaacaccccaaaatcacacTGAAAGGCCCTAAAATGCCCCAAAATTGCTCTGAAATGCCCTAAAACGCCCCAAAATcatcctagaaagccctaaaatgCCCTAAAATCACCCTGAAATGCCCTAAAATTACCATGAAATGCCCTAAAATGCCCAAAATCATTCTGAAATGCTTCTAAACGACCTCAAATGCCCCCAAATCACCCTGAAATGCCCTAAAATGCCCCCAAATCACCTTGAAATGCCCCAAAATCAAC is a window from the Phaenicophaeus curvirostris isolate KB17595 unplaced genomic scaffold, BPBGC_Pcur_1.0 scaffold_84, whole genome shotgun sequence genome containing:
- the LOC138734482 gene encoding ataxin-2-like protein isoform X2, with the protein product MLKQPLPPPPPARKGPPSPPPPAPSPPPNGGLGAGGGGGSGGGGSGGTRGQSTGKGPPQVPVFEGVYNNSRMLHILTAGVGSTCEVRVRGGAAFEGIFRTLSAKFEVALDAVHRAPSPAGRPPRREDIVDTMVFRAPDLVLLRFRNVDLAFASRDKFTDSAIASLRVNGEHREHREKVLERWDGGDGGSDDYDLDSDLSNGWDPAEMFKFNEETYGVKTTYDSSLASYTVPLEKENSEAFRQREARAAALAREIESCPHYRLRLALEEEEEGGGGGEAGGHQRLIPPAPTQTPPGAPQSASQASGRDSPAAAAPQRDPKPSPLPQLPPPRRRQRRAPPDVTQSPETGPGGQGGG
- the LOC138734482 gene encoding ataxin-2-like protein isoform X1; translation: MLKQPLPPPPPARKGPPSPPPPAPSPPPNGGLGAGGGGGSGGGGSGGTRGQSTGKGPPQVPVFEGVYNNSRMLHILTAGVGSTCEVRVRGGAAFEGIFRTLSAKFEVALDAVHRAPSPAGRPPRREDIVDTMVFRAPDLVLLRFRNVDLAFASRDKFTDSAIASLRVNGEHREHREKVLERWDGGDGGSDDYDLDSDLSNGWDPAEMFKFNEETYGVKTTYDSSLASYTVPLEKENSEAFRQREARAAALAREIESCPHYRLRLALEEEEEGGGGGEAGGHQRLIPPAPTQTPPGAPQSASQASGRDSPAAAAPQRDPKPSPLPQRVRGGGGGGGSLRCGPSRGAPRPPPSSPHPDGVNGGPPRTSPKAQRPARGGKGGARGGEGPGPGRLFPLARPRPPPPPRSPPRTEPPAPPRGPPRPPRSRGRSWTSCASSGPSSR